A stretch of Treponema vincentii F0403 DNA encodes these proteins:
- a CDS encoding PIN domain-containing protein: MPLYAVIDTNVLVSAFLKENSIPHYVINAMYAGTIIPVYNAEIIAEYTAVLHRPKFCFPPAAVDIVVNEIQEIGLKFNGIPVKEPMPDPKDIVFYAVTLHAREQFEAFLITGNIKHFPTEPFVVTPHKILDILDQSADKF, encoded by the coding sequence ATGCCTTTATATGCCGTTATCGATACTAATGTGCTTGTTTCTGCATTTTTGAAAGAAAATTCTATCCCCCATTATGTTATTAATGCTATGTATGCAGGTACTATTATCCCCGTTTATAATGCGGAAATCATTGCCGAATACACTGCTGTGCTGCACCGGCCAAAATTTTGCTTTCCTCCGGCAGCGGTTGATATTGTCGTAAATGAGATACAAGAGATAGGGTTAAAATTTAACGGTATACCGGTTAAAGAGCCGATGCCTGATCCGAAAGACATTGTTTTTTATGCAGTTACGCTCCATGCTCGGGAGCAGTTTGAAGCCTTTTTAATTACCGGCAATATAAAGCACTTTCCGACCGAACCGTTTGTCGTAACACCGCATAAGATTTTAGATATATTGGATCAATCAGCCGATAAATTCTGA
- a CDS encoding type II toxin-antitoxin system RelB/DinJ family antitoxin, protein MASTLVQIRVDEKLKDDAAAVYEHLGLDLSTAVRIFFKRSVVENGIPFSMKLGNTEQHALKRQIRPDVMSAMQAMTQSAAVNGVSDMSLEAINSEIDAVRKGQ, encoded by the coding sequence ATGGCAAGTACCTTGGTTCAAATTCGGGTGGACGAAAAGCTGAAAGATGATGCTGCCGCAGTTTATGAGCACCTGGGCTTAGACTTATCGACAGCGGTGCGTATTTTTTTTAAGCGGAGTGTTGTGGAAAACGGCATTCCGTTCAGCATGAAGTTGGGCAATACCGAGCAGCATGCTCTGAAACGACAAATCCGACCGGATGTAATGTCGGCGATGCAGGCAATGACTCAAAGCGCTGCGGTAAACGGTGTTTCCGACATGAGTCTCGAAGCAATTAATAGCGAAATCGATGCAGTACGCAAAGGGCAATGA